From the Martelella mediterranea DSM 17316 genome, one window contains:
- a CDS encoding FAD-dependent oxidoreductase, with the protein MNLFGSYDVVVTGAGSSGIVAAIRAAREGAKVLLLEGTGFLGGLITGGRLTKPTGLINSKIFEEMLDRCVGYRGADGRIRESYWGKYTGTFDAEVMQRVIIEMVEEAGIEVLLRANVVQTVMKGGAMHGLLIRTKSGESLVLAHAFIDASGDGDVAALAGADFMLGRESDGLTQPITSYFRVLNVNVPALIADCEENRGDMWEVVYPKEAGDRNEDYAMAVLLTGFQQRIKDKVAEGFDWIIPKDHITMKTGLIPGEISVNVTRFQGNGLDDRDLSRAEIEIRKQAYCAFDFLQRYVRGFENAIFLEVAPKLGIRETRRVRGEYVLTEAEVRGNRRFEDAIGLCNSPVDVHEPGGSRAIMDHVGIGYGIPFRCLVPHKIDNLLLAGRCISVDENAFGSTRNVPACTMTGEAAAIAAAMAAGRRVPTSQIPVAEVQARLRDLGVWLGTPEEPVPEVLRQAG; encoded by the coding sequence ATGAACCTGTTTGGCTCTTATGACGTGGTGGTGACCGGCGCCGGCTCTTCCGGCATCGTCGCGGCAATCCGCGCGGCCAGGGAAGGCGCGAAGGTGCTCCTGCTCGAAGGCACCGGTTTTCTCGGCGGGCTGATCACGGGCGGCCGGCTGACCAAGCCCACCGGGCTCATCAACTCGAAGATATTCGAGGAAATGCTGGACCGTTGCGTCGGCTATCGCGGGGCCGATGGTCGGATTCGGGAATCCTACTGGGGCAAGTATACCGGCACGTTCGACGCCGAGGTGATGCAGCGCGTCATCATCGAGATGGTCGAGGAGGCGGGCATTGAGGTGCTGCTGCGCGCCAATGTCGTCCAGACGGTGATGAAGGGCGGCGCGATGCACGGCCTCCTGATCCGCACGAAGTCCGGCGAAAGCCTCGTCCTCGCCCATGCCTTCATCGATGCATCCGGCGACGGGGATGTCGCGGCCCTCGCCGGCGCAGATTTCATGCTCGGCCGGGAAAGCGACGGCCTGACCCAGCCGATCACGTCCTATTTCCGCGTGCTGAACGTCAACGTTCCGGCGCTGATCGCCGATTGCGAGGAAAATCGCGGCGATATGTGGGAGGTGGTCTACCCGAAGGAGGCCGGCGACCGCAACGAGGATTATGCCATGGCTGTGTTGCTGACGGGCTTCCAGCAACGCATCAAGGACAAGGTCGCGGAAGGCTTCGACTGGATCATCCCCAAGGACCACATCACCATGAAAACCGGGCTGATCCCGGGTGAGATCAGCGTGAATGTCACCCGGTTCCAGGGAAACGGCCTCGATGACCGGGATTTGAGCCGCGCGGAGATCGAGATCCGCAAACAGGCCTATTGCGCATTCGATTTCCTGCAGCGCTATGTCAGGGGTTTCGAAAACGCGATCTTTCTGGAGGTCGCGCCGAAGCTCGGCATCAGGGAGACCCGCCGCGTCAGGGGCGAGTATGTTCTCACCGAGGCGGAGGTCCGCGGCAATCGCCGCTTCGAGGATGCGATCGGCCTTTGCAATTCGCCCGTCGATGTGCACGAGCCGGGCGGCAGCCGGGCGATCATGGACCATGTCGGCATCGGCTACGGCATCCCCTTCCGTTGCCTCGTGCCGCACAAGATCGACAATCTGCTGCTCGCAGGCCGCTGCATTTCGGTCGATGAAAATGCCTTCGGCTCTACGCGGAACGTGCCGGCCTGCACCATGACGGGCGAGGCGGCGGCGATCGCGGCGGCCATGGCGGCCGGCCGGCGCGTGCCAACCTCGCAAATACCCGTCGCCGAGGTGCAGGCGCGCCTGCGCGATCTCGGGGTCTGGCTGGGCACACCGGAAGAGCCGGTGCCCGAAGTCCTGCGGCAGGCTGGATGA